A region of Salvia splendens isolate huo1 chromosome 17, SspV2, whole genome shotgun sequence DNA encodes the following proteins:
- the LOC121773540 gene encoding peroxidase 72-like yields MANSINFLLIVTTFVAIAPLCFCHSTNGGYLYPQFYDRTCPQALHIVKSIVAKAVAKEPRMAASLLRLHFHDCFVKGCDASILLDSGGGLTSEKNSIPNRNSVRGFDVIDEIKSALEKACPRTVSCADILAVVARDSTILAGGPSWVVPLGRRDSRDASLSGSNNNIPAPNNTFQTILTKFKLKGLNIVDLVALSGSHTIGNARCTSFRQRLYNQTGKGKPDSSLDRAYSAQLRTRCPQSGGDQNLFFLDFVSPTSFDNSYFKNLLSYKGLLSSDQVLVTKSEESLELVKRYAESEELFFDQFAKSMVKMGNISPLTGRRGEIRTNCRKMSSS; encoded by the exons ATGGCAAACTCCATCAACTTTTTGTTGATTGTAACCACATTTGTAGCAATTGCTCCTCTCTGCTTCTGCCACAGCACAAATGGAGGCTATCTCTACCCACAATTCTACGACCGAACATGCCCACAAGCTCTACATATAGTCAAATCCATCGTTGCCAAAGCCGTCGCTAAAGAGCCTCGCATGGCTGCCTCACTCCTCCGGCTCCATTTCCACGACTGCTTCGTTAAG GGATGTGATGCATCAATACTTTTGGACAGCGGTGGTGGCTTGACCAGTGAGAAAAACTCAATCCCCAACAGGAATTCGGTTCGTGGATTCGATGTGATTGATGAGATCAAATCAGCCCTCGAGAAAGCCTGCCCTCGAACCGTTTCGTGTGCAGATATTTTGGCTGTAGTCGCTAGAGACTCCACCATTTTA GCTGGTGGGCCGAGCTGGGTGGTTCCGTTGGGGAGAAGGGACTCAAGAGATGCAAGTTTGAGTGGTTCAAACAACAACATCCCAGCTCCAAACAACACCTTCCAAACAATCCTCACCAAATTCAAGCTAAAAGGATTGAACATTGTTGATCTTGTAGCATTATCCG GAAGCCACACCATAGGGAATGCAAGGTGCACAAGCTTCAGGCAGAGGCTGTACAACCAGACAGGAAAGGGGAAGCCAGATTCGAGCTTGGATCGGGCCTACTCAGCCCAGCTGCGCACGAGGTGCCCGCAGTCCGGGGGCGACCAGAACCTCTTCTTCCTCGACTTCGTATCTCCGACGAGCTTCGACAACAGCTACTTCAAGAATCTGCTGAGCTACAAGGGGTTGTTGAGCTCGGATCAAGTGCTGGTGACCAAGAGTGAAGAATCACTGGAGCTGGTGAAGAGATATGCAGAGAGCGAGGAACTCTTCTTCGACCAGTTTGCTAAGTCGATGGTAAAAATGGGGAACATTTCGCCATTGACGGGGCGCAGAGGAGAGATCAGGACCAACTGCAGGAAGATGTCTTCTTCATAA
- the LOC121774822 gene encoding folate transporter 1, chloroplastic-like isoform X2, whose amino-acid sequence MAADWQWENAAAGSAAGLATVSFTHPLDVVRTRFQANDGRLLHLPTYKNSPHALFTIARTEGLRGLYAGFYPAVLGSTISWGLYFFFYSNAKERYLRSREELTPGLHLASAAEAGALVSCCTNPIWLVKTRLQLQTPQQARPYSGFHDALRTILREEGWKALYKGLGPGLFLITHGAIQFTTYEELRKMVIRFRTTESEQSFNSDVNSLDSIDYAILGASSKLAAISTTYPFQVIRAQLQQRPTIKGIPRYIDSWHVAKETLRFEGFRGFYKGITANVLKNAPAASVTFIVYENVLNMLKLARRKDI is encoded by the exons ATGGCGGCGGACTGGCAGTGGGAGAACGCGGCCGCCGGATCCGCCGCTGGCCTCGCCACTGTCAGTTTCACTCACCCGCTCGACGTCGTCCGCACTCGATTCCAAG CGAACGACGGTCGCTTACTGCACCTACCTACCTATAAGAACTCTCCTCACGCTCTATTCACCATTGCTCGCACCGAG GGTCTCAGAGGGCTATATGCTGGCTTTTATCCTGCCGTCCTTGGCTCAACCATTTCCTGGGGTTTATATTTCTTCTT CTACAGCAATGCCAAAGAGCGCTATCTGAGAAGTAGAGAAGAACTGACCCCTGGTCTTCATCTTGCATCAGCTGCTGAAGCTGGAGCCTTG GTCAGTTGTTGTACAAATCCTATATGGCTGGTGAAGACAAGGTTACAGCTTCAGACTCCACAGCAAGCTCGACCATATTCTGGCTTTCATG ATGCTTTGAGAACCATATTGAGAGAAGAGGGATGGAAAGCACTCTACAAAGGACTTGGTCCTGGTCTGTTTCTG ATTACACATGGTGCTATTCAGTTCACAACATATGAGGAACTTCGGAAAATGGTTATCAGATTCAGAACTACAGAAAGTGAACAAAGTTTTAATTCTGATGTTAATTCATTG GACTCAATTGATTATGCCATATTAGGTGCTTCTTCAAAGTTGGCTGCCATTAGTACGACGTATCCATTTCAA GTTATTCGAGCTCAATTACAG CAACGCCCAACTATTAAGGGCATCCCAAGATATATAGATAGCTGGCATGTTGCCAAAGAAACTCTAAG ATTTGAGGGTTTCCGAGGTTTCTACAAGGGCATAACTGCAAATGTACTGAAAAACGCTCCTGCTGCCTCGGTTACATTTATCGTGTATGAGAATGTGCTGAATATGTTGAAACTGGCTAGGAGGAAAGATATCTGA
- the LOC121773663 gene encoding pentatricopeptide repeat-containing protein At5g44230-like produces the protein MVSLSKKLIAPILKSYCVMVSLSKKLIAPILKSSSFISTVAKFHDDHLPFIPFSHLQKIKHLECQLVSTLEHCRSPAQIKQTHAYIIRKCLHQSSYIIAKLIRMLSKFNVSTKSYAASVFSEVRHPNAFLYTALIRGYLVDGMLKESILVYNSMRGRGLIPLSFTIAALLKGSASESDANFGRQIHGESVKLGGFGADLFVVNALIDMYVKCGDLDCGRKVFDEMPERDLISWTTLIDAYAKAAEMDCADELFSAMPVKDMVAWTAMVTGFVQNAKPREALECFERMQSAGVQTDEVTLVGVINACAQLGAVKHAYWVRDVAVRCGFDPAHDAHVGSALIDMYSKCGCLEEAYGVFNSLQRKNVYSYSSMIIGFAMHGRATSAIELFREMTTTTDVKPNSVTFLGVLTACSHGGMVEQGKLFFDEMKEKHGISPSVDHYNTMVDMLGRRGRLKEALSLIKAMPMEANGGVWGALLGASRVHGDASIAEEAAGHLFKLEPGNIGNYILLCEAYAKAGRWEDVARVRREMRAKGLRKKAGVACSWVEGERGEVQVFYAGEWTHPRSGEVKGVLEEVAERAGYEARVGGVVYDVEEEEKRRILMGHSEKMALAYAVMVGGQGTVRIVKNLRICEDCHVFMCGVSRVIGRDILVRDNFRFHHFRHGLCSCSDFW, from the coding sequence ATGGTTTCACTCTCGAAGAAGCTGATTGCGCCCATACTCAAATCGTATTGTGTAATGGTTTCACTCTCGAAGAAGCTGATTGCGCCCATACTCAAATCTTCATCCTTCATCTCCACAGTCGCCAAGTTTCACGACGACCACCTCCCATTCATCCCCTTCTCCCACCTCCAAAAAATCAAACACTTGGAATGCCAACTCGTTTCCACACTCGAACATTGCAGAAGCCCTGCCCAAATCAAGCAAACCCACGCTTACATAATCCGAAAATGCCTCCATCAATCCTCCTACATAATCGCCAAGCTCATCCGAATGCTATCCAAATTCAATGTCTCCACAAAATCATACGCCGCCTCTGTTTTCTCCGAGGTGAGACACCCCAATGCGTTTCTGTACACTGCTTTAATCAGGGGTTATTTGGTTGACGGGATGCTAAAAGAGTCGATCCTCGTATACAATTCGATGCGCGGAAGAGGTTTGATTCCCTTGTCCTTCACTATCGCGGCGCTGCTGAAGGGATCTGCGAGCGAATCGGATGCCAATTTTGGGCGGCAGATTCACGGAGAGAGTGTGAAATTAGGTGGATTTGGTGCGGATTTGTTTGTGGTTAATGCTTTGATCGATATGTATGTGAAATGCGGGGATTTGGATTGCGGGCGGAAGGTGTTTGACGAAATGCCTGAACGAGATTTGATCTCTTGGACTACGCTTATCGATGCTTATGCGAAGGCGGCGGAGATGGATTGCGCGGATGAGCTTTTTAGCGCCATGCCGGTGAAGGATATGGTGGCGTGGACCGCGATGGTGACCGGCTTCGTGCAGAATGCCAAGCCCAGGGAGGCGTTGGAGTGCTTCGAGAGAATGCAGAGCGCCGGTGTCCAGACAGACGAGGTCACGTTGGTCGGAGTTATAAACGCGTGCGCTCAATTGGGCGCGGTTAAGCACGCGTACTGGGTTAGAGACGTAGCTGTGAGATGTGGCTTCGACCCTGCACACGACGCTCATGTAGGTTCTGCGTTAATCGACATGTATTCGAAATGCGGATGTCTGGAAGAAGCATATGGTGTTTTCAACTCATTGCAAAGGAAGAATGTCTACTCCTATAGCTCTATGATCATTGGTTTCGCAATGCACGGCCGCGCCACCTCAGCAATCGAGCTTTTTCGCGAGATGACGACGACGACAGATGTAAAGCCAAATTCGGTGACATTCTTGGGAGTTCTGACTGCTTGTAGCCATGGAGGTATGGTGGAGCAGGGGAAGCTCTTTTTCGACGAAATGAAGGAGAAACACGGCATCTCACCCTCCGTGGATCACTACAACACCATGGTGGATATGCTTGGAAGAAGGGGGAGGTTGAAGGAAGCGCTTAGCCTCATCAAAGCCATGCCTATGGAGGCGAATGGCGGCGTGTGGGGGGCTCTCCTAGGAGCAAGCCGGGTCCACGGAGATGCAAGCATTGCAGAGGAAGCAGCAGGGCATCTCTTCAAGCTCGAGCCGGGGAACATAGGGAACTATATATTATTATGCGAGGCTTATGCAAAAGCGGGGAGGTGGGAGGACGTGGCGAGGGTGAGGAGGGAGATGAGGGCGAAGGGGCTGAGGAAGAAGGCGGGGGTGGCGTGTAGCTGGGTGGAAGGGGAGAGGGGGGAGGTGCAAGTGTTCTACGCGGGAGAGTGGACGCATCCGAGGAGTGGGGAGGTGAAGGGGGTGTTGGAGGAGGTGGCGGAGAGGGCGGGGTACGAGGCGAGGGTGGGGGGAGTGGTGTATGATgtggaagaggaggagaagaggAGGATTTTGATGGGGCATAGTGAGAAGATGGCGTTGGCGTATGCGGTGATGGTGGGGGGACAGGGGACTGTGAGGATTGTGAAGAATTTGAGAATATGTGAGGATTGTCATGTGTTTATGTGTGGGGTGTCGAGGGTGATTGGGAGGGATATTTTGGTTAGGGATAATTTCAGGTTTCATCACTTTCGTCATGGGCTTTGTTCCTGTTCGGATTTTTGGTGA
- the LOC121774822 gene encoding folate transporter 1, chloroplastic-like isoform X1, translating into MAADWQWENAAAGSAAGLATVSFTHPLDVVRTRFQANDGRLLHLPTYKNSPHALFTIARTEGLRGLYAGFYPAVLGSTISWGLYFFFYSNAKERYLRSREELTPGLHLASAAEAGALVSCCTNPIWLVKTRLQLQTPQQARPYSGFHDALRTILREEGWKALYKGLGPGLFLQITHGAIQFTTYEELRKMVIRFRTTESEQSFNSDVNSLDSIDYAILGASSKLAAISTTYPFQVIRAQLQQRPTIKGIPRYIDSWHVAKETLRFEGFRGFYKGITANVLKNAPAASVTFIVYENVLNMLKLARRKDI; encoded by the exons ATGGCGGCGGACTGGCAGTGGGAGAACGCGGCCGCCGGATCCGCCGCTGGCCTCGCCACTGTCAGTTTCACTCACCCGCTCGACGTCGTCCGCACTCGATTCCAAG CGAACGACGGTCGCTTACTGCACCTACCTACCTATAAGAACTCTCCTCACGCTCTATTCACCATTGCTCGCACCGAG GGTCTCAGAGGGCTATATGCTGGCTTTTATCCTGCCGTCCTTGGCTCAACCATTTCCTGGGGTTTATATTTCTTCTT CTACAGCAATGCCAAAGAGCGCTATCTGAGAAGTAGAGAAGAACTGACCCCTGGTCTTCATCTTGCATCAGCTGCTGAAGCTGGAGCCTTG GTCAGTTGTTGTACAAATCCTATATGGCTGGTGAAGACAAGGTTACAGCTTCAGACTCCACAGCAAGCTCGACCATATTCTGGCTTTCATG ATGCTTTGAGAACCATATTGAGAGAAGAGGGATGGAAAGCACTCTACAAAGGACTTGGTCCTGGTCTGTTTCTG CAGATTACACATGGTGCTATTCAGTTCACAACATATGAGGAACTTCGGAAAATGGTTATCAGATTCAGAACTACAGAAAGTGAACAAAGTTTTAATTCTGATGTTAATTCATTG GACTCAATTGATTATGCCATATTAGGTGCTTCTTCAAAGTTGGCTGCCATTAGTACGACGTATCCATTTCAA GTTATTCGAGCTCAATTACAG CAACGCCCAACTATTAAGGGCATCCCAAGATATATAGATAGCTGGCATGTTGCCAAAGAAACTCTAAG ATTTGAGGGTTTCCGAGGTTTCTACAAGGGCATAACTGCAAATGTACTGAAAAACGCTCCTGCTGCCTCGGTTACATTTATCGTGTATGAGAATGTGCTGAATATGTTGAAACTGGCTAGGAGGAAAGATATCTGA
- the LOC121774824 gene encoding 50S ribosomal protein L7/L12-like encodes MTHYFTRFITQSLTGIPKSITLSPRIETPLKCHNLIRRFSDTAQLSKPSQPQRVDEIVDELSALTLLEISDLAEVLRQKLEIDEMPMMAVMMPVMGFGPGISGAKEEEKKVKTSFDLKLEGGFDAGAKIKIIKEVRACTDLGLKEAKDLVEKVPTLLEERRDQG; translated from the coding sequence ATGACACACTATTTTACCCGATTCATTACTCAATCCCTCACCGGCATCCCCAAATCCATCACACTCAGTCCCCGAATTGAAACCCCTCTGAAATGCCATAATCTGATTCGAAGATTCTCGGATACAGCTCAGCTGTCGAAGCCTTCCCAACCACAACGAGTAGATGAGATCGTTGACGAGCTTTCTGCTCTCACATTACTCGAAATATCTGACCTAGCCGAGGTTCTGAGGCAGAAATTGGAGATTGATGAAATGCCGATGATGGCGGTTATGATGCCAGTGATGGGATTCGGACCGGGAATTTCGGGGGcgaaggaggaggagaagaaggtgAAGACGTCCTTCGATTTGAAGCTCGAGGGCGGCTTCGATGCGGGTGCGAAGATTAAGATTATTAAGGAAGTGAGGGCGTGCACGGATCTAGGCTTGAAGGAGGCCAAGGATTTGGTGGAGAAAGTGCCGACTTTGCTTGAAGAAAGGCGTGACCAAGGATGA